In Drosophila subpulchrella strain 33 F10 #4 breed RU33 chromosome 3R, RU_Dsub_v1.1 Primary Assembly, whole genome shotgun sequence, the following are encoded in one genomic region:
- the LOC119552419 gene encoding uncharacterized protein LOC119552419, whose amino-acid sequence MALIVSNQQSCTGTLVNKHYVLTVASCVLNQNQIIVRFGSNKDYYVKEVYIPNLYNKNDIALVKLIDPVLHIKPICILLNDGLKLESNSNFKATNWGAGGSTITKSINKFENRKCSNSFGVYPDHTEICAGYSNIDKCAERGSPLVVEKFTNYYTLVGIQSYGNLGTCLYTNIIRYFDWIVGVVLEVDVILNTYIKVVGKQQKAIFYEPVVQFLRSCVLGMMYSAVCFTLYLWILLHRGLAQLLDVNCGTVSYHDEHLISDSPWMALIVLPNKTCSGTLIHKQFVVTSANCLVDQKDSSSTLWLPSNITVRLGTSKIHKLKNIGDEYPPKNYNVQSAYIHSLYDKNNFNNDIALLELAEDVLYKAHIRPICIWLHDIDLEIYKTFTTNLWYVDKNENHLKSQINKITNFKPSKCINAFKMSPQNTTICAGYKNENIGMESGSPLINYIRHYNNTLSTLFGIQSYGELGTFLYTDVTSYIDWIVGIIIEVDVVVNYKDASFLDS is encoded by the exons ATGGCATTGATTGTATCAAACCAACAAAGTTGCACGGGAACTCTTGTTAACAAAC ATTACGTGTTAACAGTAGCAAGCTGTGTATTAAATCAAAACCAGAT AATCGTTCGCTTCGGAAGCAACAAAGATTATTACGTAAAAGAAGTCTACATTCCCAATCTCTACAACAAAAATGATATAGCTCTGGTCAAACTAATCGACCCTGTGCTTCACATAAAACCGATATGCATTTTATTAAACGACGGCTTGAAGTTGGAAAGCAACAGCAATTTTAAAGCCACCAACTGGGGCGCTGGTGGAAGTACAATAACGAAAAGCattaataaatttgaaaatagaAAGTGCTCCAATTCCTTTGGTGTATACCCCGATCATACTGAGATCTGCGCTGGCTATAGTAACATAGACAAATGTGCGGAGCGCGGAAGTCCATTGGTCGTTGAAAAGTTCACCAATTATTATACACTAGTTGGAATTCAGAGTTATGGAAATTTGGGAACTTGCTTGTACACCAATATTATAAGGTATTTCGACTGGATAGTGGGAGTCGTGTTGGAGGTCGATGTCATACTTAatactta CATTAAGGTTGTGGGCAAACAACAAAAAGCAATATTTTATGAACCAGT GGTTCAGTTTTTGAGAAGCTGTGTTCTTGGAATGATGTATTCCGCTGTATGTTTTACTCTATACTTATGGATTCTGCTTCATCGGGGATTGGCGCAGCTGCTTGATGTAAACTGCGGTACAGTTTCTTATCATGATGAGCATTTGATCTCCGACAGCCCCTGGATGGCATTGATTGTATTACCCAATAAAACCTGCAGTGGCACTTTGATACACAAAC AATTTGTCGTAACATCAGCTAATTGTTTGGTTGATCAAAAAGATTCATCGTCAACTTTGTGGTTGCCTTCCAACATCACCGTTCGTTTGGGGACATCCAAGATCCATAAGCTGAAAAATATTGGCGATGAATATCCACCTAAGAACTACAACGTCCAAAGTGCATATATTCATAGTCTCTAtgacaaaaataattttaataatgatatTGCACTGCTCGAACTAGCAGAAGATGTGCTCTATAAAGCCCACATTAGGCCAATATGCATTTGGTTACACGATATCGATctagaaatatataaaacctTTACCACCAACCTTTGGTACGTAGATAAGAATGAAAACCATTTAAAATCCCAGATAAACAAAATTACCAACTTCAAGCCATCAAAGTGCATAAATGCCTTTAAAATGTCACCCCAGAACACAACGATTTGTGCTGGCTACAAAAACGAAAACATCGGCATGGAATCTGGAAGTCCTTTGATCAATTATATCCGCCATTATAATAACACACTTTCCACACTTTTTGGAATACAAAGTTATGGCGAATTGGGAACGTTTTTATATACCGATGTTACCAGCTACATTGACTGGATAGTGGGAATCATTATAGAGGTTGATGTCGTAGTAAACTACAAGGACGCCTCCTTTTTAGATTCTTAA
- the LOC119560477 gene encoding thrombin-like enzyme CPI-enzyme 2, which translates to MSTVRWIVLCTFLLIHQGSAQFLDENCISFNPYDGSSSSPWLAEIRTPFKLICSGTLITNQYVLTAASCIKNKRQIVVHLGNNDGDSFQSFPVKKVYIHRSYSEITKDNNIGLIKLDAVVEYSANIRPICITKNPLGQSKDFTFEKFNKKPEIGDWCKFKSYFGEACVEEIREKYLASKLIGSPWKKKILYGPLQRYVQHGILSYRNAETYVDTYTNVFAYVEGIASLVLDVAIFIPNSLQEH; encoded by the exons ATGAGCACTGTTCGATGGATAGTACTTTGCACATTTTTGCTGATTCATCAGGGATCGGCCCAATTTCTAGACGAGAATTGCATTTCTTTTAACCCTTATGACGGGTCATCCTCCTCTCCGTGGTTGGCCGAAATTCGAACGcctttcaaattaatttgctctGGCACTTTGATTACCAACC AATATGTTCTGACTGCTGCAAGctgtataaaaaataaaaggcaAAT cgTTGTTCACTTGGGAAATAATGATGGAGACAGCTTTCAAAGTTTCCCTGTAAAAAAAGTCTACATTCACAGGTCATATTCCGAAATCACAAAAGATAATAATATTGGTTTGATTAAATTGGATGCGGTTGTGGAATATAGTGCCAATATACGACCGATATGCATTACAAAAAATCCTTTAGGCCAAAGCAAAGATTTTACATTtgaaaaatttaacaaaaagcCTGAAATAGGTGATTGGTGCAAGTTTAAATCATATTTTGGTGAAGCATGTGTTGAAGAGATAAGGGAGAAATATTTAGCATCAAAGCTCATTGGGAGCCCCTGGAAGAAAAAAATCTTATATGGACCTTTGCAACGCTACGTACAACACGGAATCCTCAGTTATCGTAATGCGGAAACATATGTCGACACTTACACCAATGTTTTTGCCTATGTCGAGGGAATAGCATCATTGGTTTTAGACGTTGCTATTTTTATTCCGAATTCCTTACAagaacattaa
- the LOC119552403 gene encoding coagulation factor X-like, producing MMIGAQWIAICSLVVFHQGSAIFLENNCGVADLSVNLSPWLAIIQSKINTKFVCTGTLINKRYVLTTASCLVNQHELFVCLGKCDRSLKNNSYEKIDAQLVHVHESYLSSTHQNDIGLLRLQTDVEYKKHIKAICIVVSPQQIWPKSIPISLWSGIKSIPKSFDSSCGGLPCKSIGNPLSIPSKGPQKVQHGILSYRNATTFAFVYTNVMVYADWIVPRALDFDIVLNY from the exons ATGATGATTGGCGCACAGTGGATTGCTATATGTTCTTTGGTGGTATTCCATCAGGGATCGGCCATATTTTTGGAGAATAATTGTGGAGTCGCTGACTTATCGGTAAATCTCTCTCCTTGGCTAGCTATTATTCAAAGTAAGATCAACACTAAGTTTGTATGTACTGGAACACTTATTAACAAGC GATATGTCCTGACGACAGCGAGTTGCTTGGTCAACCAACACGAATT ATTCGTTTGTTTGGGAAAGTGCGACCGATCCTTGAAAAATAATAGCTATGAAAAAATCGATGCTCAACTGGTCCACGTTCATGAGTCATATTTATCAAGCACTCATCAAAATGATATAGGTTTGCTTAGGTTACAGACGGATGTCGAGTACAAGAAACATATAAAAGCGATATGCATTGTAGTAAGTCCCCAACAGATTTGGCCTAAATCAATACCGATTAGCTTGTGGTCCGGGATAAAATCCATACCAAAATCATTTGACTCCTCATGTGGAGGTTTACCATGCAAGTCTATTGGCAATCCTCTGAGCATACCATCAAAAGGTCCCCAAAAGGTCCAACATGGAATTCTAAGCTATCGAAATGCTACAACGTTTGCCTTTGTTTACACAAACGTTATGGTCTATGCCGACTGGATTGTACCACGCGCTCTGGATTTTGATAttgtattaaattattaa
- the LOC119553489 gene encoding inactive serine protease 45 — protein sequence MEKMAPAFQLSMLPLLLFQLGSAEFLDFNCANRNPNPRSLRRSPWMAFIESSSKNCSGALINQYSVITSASCIFNQSERTVLFRISKNNYERHSVQSGFIHKFFNKNTFKNDIALLILEKPVVFKRRMRPICIWLNMPMNFQNSQNLTAKRWGLAQEKMIPRMNRVSTLDPKKCYESFNKVPVKSQICTVFKGNQRCADQGSPLVSEMLVSGKMSNTLVGIQSYGTLRTCVYTKIQSYIDWIIGVVLEVDVLM from the exons aTGGAAAAGATGGCTCCCGCATTCCAGCTTTCGATGTTGCCACTGCTGCTTTTTCAATTGGGATCCGCTGAGTTTTTGGATTTCAATTGTGCGAACCGCAATCCCAATCCCAGAAGTTTAAGGCGTAGCCCTTGGATGGCTTTCATCGAATCTTCATCTAAAAACTGCAGCGGAGCTCTAATAAATCAAT atagtGTGATAACGTCGGCGAGCTGCATATTTAATCAAAGCGAACG TACCGTTTTGTTCAGAATATCTAAGAATAACTATGAAAGGCACTCCGTTCAAAGCGGCTTCATACACAAGTTTTTCAACAAAAAcacttttaaaaatgatataGCTCTACTCATATTAGAGAAACCTGTTGTTTTTAAACGCAGGATGCGGCCAATATGCATTTGGTTGAATATGCCAATGAATTTCCAGAACAGTCAAAATTTAACAGCTAAAAGATGGGGGTTAGCCCAGGAAAAAATGATTCCGCGTATGAACCGCGTTTCCACgcttgacccaaaaaagtgcTACGAATCCTTCAATAAGGTTCCCGTAAAATCCCAGATCTGCACTGTATTCAAAGGCAATCAAAGGTGTGCCGATCAAGGTAGTCCTTTGGTCAGTGAGATGCTAGTTTCGGGAAAAATGAGTAACACACTAGTAGGAATTCAGAGCTATGGCACTTTGAGAACTTGTGTATATACCAAAATTCAAAGCTACATCGACTGGATTATCGGAGTCGTGCTGGAGGTTGATGTTTTAATGTAA
- the LOC119560887 gene encoding serine protease 48-like → MSAALWFAFCTLLLFYQGSAQFLEQKCGKQQTVLIPHPWLVTIRNTTNLEFICAGTLINERYVLTAASCIKKGTQLIVRLGEQNLDTKYEDNIVAKAIVHRSPEQNDIALLRLKTNVAYNNHTQPICIIVNVEPNSKGNTYEISREDRKLPKEVECSWYRPILAFLYFLKPCPSKKEEVKLSPIEKGSPNHLFNGGIFLQKGILSFHNSTTNKDTYTDVGTYADWILPIALEVDIIMAPEPLLP, encoded by the exons ATGAGTGCCGCACTCTGGTTTGCTTTTTGCACTCTGCTGCTCTTCTATCAGGGATCAGCTCAATTTTTAGAGCAGAAATGTGGAAAACAACAGACTGTCTTAATTCCCCATCCTTGGCTGGTTACAATTCGAAATACAACAAATTTGGAATTCATCTGCGCTGGCACGCTTATCAACGAAC GTTATGTCCTGACAGCTGCGAGTTGCATAAAAAAAGGAACCCAACT CATCGTTCGCTTGGGAGAACAAAATCTAGACACCAAATATGAAGATAACATTGTAGCGAAAGCGATAGTGCACAGGTCACCAGAACAGAATGATATAGCTCTGCTCAGATTGAAAACGAATGTCGCATATAACAATCATACACAACCTATATGCATTATAGTAAATGTTGAACCAAACTCAAAAGGAAATACCTATGAGATCAGCAGAGAAGATCGAAAATTGCCTAAAGAAGTGGAATGTTCGTGGTATAGACCAATTTTGgcttttttatactttttaaagcCTTGCCCAAGCAAAAAAGAAGAAGTTAAATTATCTCCCATTGAAAAGGGAAGTCCTAACCACCTTTTTAATGGCGGAATTTTTCTTCAAAAGGGAATTCTGAGCTTTCATAATTCGACGACAAATAAGGACACATACACCGATGTAGGGACCTATGCCGACTGGATTCTACCAATCGCGCTGGAAGTGGATATCATCATGGCTCCAGAACCGCTGTTACCATAA